The nucleotide window agacgagttcaaagatctcaaacgtccgtgaaatatttctagtttttgtgaatttattGTTTAATTCAttatttgtgaatttcttgctgaTTATGTTGAACACATATTCGCCACAGGATCCTAAATAAACCTTCTccagctgcctaactctgtatccAAGGGTGCCAAACCGTTACTTGAGTGCGCTAAAGGTTaaaggcaacagacatgcatatagcaggaaattgaagaaaggAAAGGGGATAAACTATTCTGGGATCTATCTGGGACtattgacctaacttcctgtcagtgtcttgCATGTAGAAACCAGCCTGTGTGGGCACCACTATGACCTCAAATTCGACCTCCACTTCCTGTCAGTCCGTGGTCTTTCCCcatcacttcctgccactctacagtattcaaattatttcggacacacaagcaaaaatacattctttttttaatttagtTTAACAACATTTGTGGAagaattgacataacaggtaactatcaccttttcaagatgtcaacccagaccagactgtaaggtttggaccatcgcacaccggggcatgcccctactctttttcgaaaggtgtggtgggttatttaaCGTGCGCggtgtgtggctctccccaaacacgggacctccatttaacgtcctatccgagggacgaaCGAACACAGTGAAAACAAAACTTCCATACACGGAGGTAACAAGATTTCATGCGTATTTTCACACAGCAATGGCTGGCGGATGTTGAGATCCTGGCGGTTGTGCTATCAGCGGCCATACATGACGTGGAACACACAGGCGAGACCAACAGCTTCCACGTCATGTCAAAGTGAGTAATTCCCATTCGTCATCGATATAAACGTTTTGTTGTCAGCATTGCTTTTTGAAATTAGCTATGAAAGACATATTACTTAGTTACTATAACGTCGTTTTGCTGTAGATCGTTGTTTGATTGTAGGTCTAATCACACAAGTAAATGTTTCATTGATATcgcatgtgtccattgatcacgtCCTGTCACTCCACTGTGAACCTGACTAGAATGTAGAATATGTGTAACTGTAAAAGCAAAGACAGACTAAACACAATACCACCCCATGAATACTTATTCATAAATTGCACAGCTGATAAGCATCTAACGTTGATAATACTGTTGAAAGAGTTTTTATGACAAGTTTATGTTACAAAACAAGCGTTATGGTGTTGTTCCACCGAAGGTCGCCGATGGCGCTGCTGTACAATGACCGTGCGGTGCTGGAGAACCATCACATCAGCACGGCCTTCAGGCTCATGGAGGACGACGGCCTCAATATTCTGGGCAACCTTTCAAATGATGACTTCCGGTGAGACAACACAACTATATTTTATTTGATACTTAACTTATTCTTTTCCACGATGGCCTCGGTGAAAAGTGACCAACTGGCTGATTtgagtagtttttttttatgaatAAGCAAAAGTTCAAACCAACAAGCAAAAATCAGATTAGAATCCCAGACAGACTTTGAtggaatatgtatatatttgaaaTCACTGGCAAATCCGGAAACTGTAACATGAAATTTAAAGTCAAGCTTGTATAAGAACTTAGCCTTCCCCTAGTGTACAAATTAATGTACGTGAAAGATTCACATTAGATTGTACAATATGACATTTTCATACCTTCTATATTGTGGCGTTATCTTGTTGAAGCGGTtaaggtgtttggcccagaggtcctgtgATCGAATCCCTTGCGAAAGCACTTAACGAGACTTGTCTCACTCCACCAAGTTGTTAGAAATATTTGACTTCGTTTGGAGAGGTAAAacgtggtggaaggagagggttgggctccaccttccaagaCCGTGCCCTAAACATAGTAGATAACATCCCACTGCCCctgcggcctcaaaaaggctgtgGGAATAACCATTTACCTTACCTTCTGTTGCAGAACTCTGCGGACTCTAACGATAGACATGGTGCTGGCTACGGACATGTCCTTCCACTTTCAGCAGGTCAAACAGATTAAAAGCCTTTTGTCCTGCCCTGAAAGGTAAGACTAAGAGTGTACTTTTGTTTCCAAATGTTCATTTAACTAAAGAGCCGCATTGTTTGAAGAAATAACCATGACCCACCCCAACTTTCCCACATTCACGGACGAACAGAGAGCAACTTTCCTCTTAGAATCGCAGAACCCACAAATTGTAGAAAAGAGTGGGGCTTTTCGCCTCctactgcttccaaaaaagaagctGAAGCTAAACCCATCTTATCTAGATATAGCGAATCTAATACTTGAGTAGTCTCTTGTTAAAACATCGTCAAGCACTGTtcattgtcacatgtatgtccttTATTATGCTTCTACAACATCAGCTATGTATAGNNNNNNNNNNNNNNNNNNNNNNNNNNNNNNNNNNNNNNNNNNNNNNNNNNNNNNNNNNNNNNNNNNNNNNNNNNNNNNNNNNNNNNNNNNNNNNNNNNNNTGGGCGGAAGTGCGCCAACTGGAAAGCTACGGCGGCAGGCAGCGGTAGCCATAGCTGAAGACATTCCGATCGGTTCAGTTGTGGCAGACCTCAAAGGTTTCTGGCACGAAAACGGCTACAACGACTATGACCTATTGGATGGAGACGACTTCAAAAGATTTCACATTGACAACTCAAACGGTAAGATTCTGGTTATAAATCCGCTGGAATTCAAGCTTCAATCAAGGTATGAACTTGAGATTCGACTGACGAATATGTTTACACTTCCTTCTATCAGAAAGTACCTAAACTTGACCGTGAACGTGTATGATGTACCCGACTACCCGCCAGTGTACAATTCTGCATGTGAGACGCGTGTGAAAAATGGTTCAGAACAACTGTTTGACATTACTGTCCACAGTGGGACAAGTGTGGGCCATCAGTTGACTGATCTGCCCGGAAATATTTCAAGTAGTAACTATCGTCATGCCCGTAtcaatacaaacaacaacaaatgcagaGTTCAAGTGACGTGGGGATcggtgaaaaaaaaattagaatggGCTGCTGTGTTTTCAGTCTTTGATGTGAGCAAGATTAGCAACATAAGTTGTCCTTCTAATCGCGAAGGCATCGAAGGTACATTTCATCTCATACGCAGAAACAGTAACACAAATCAAGAAGCAACGACGACGTTTCGAAATCTTGAAGAGGACAACCTACTCAAGTCATCTTGGTTAAGCGATACTGCTCTGGAGTATTTTCTTTACTTTGACACAAATGTCGTTCATCCAACCGTGACATACGACTGTACTGTTAGTGAACTTCTCCGTTACGATGGCACAGCACTAAGTTTTTCTATTCGATTCTCTGTAACCATTATAGGTTGTGGACTTGGCAAGTATGGTCCGCTGTGTGATCAAGACTGCATCTGTAAAAATGGCGCGAGTTGCCATGGATACAATGGAGCCTGTTTGTGTAAACCAGGGTGGGTTGGTGTCGCCTGTGACATACCCGTACCCGCAATAATGATCACAACTTCAATACCGGCCGAGAATATCAAGATTGGAGACAACCTTAAGTTGTATTGTACAACCATTCATGTCAAGGTGGCGTCTTTAACTTGGGAACACAAATCGCTATCAGGAAATGGTAGTCTGGAAAGCGGAATACACGAATTGTTACAGAGTGCGGAAAGTTCCGCCTTTGTACCGTCCATAAATGACGAGGAAAACGGATTCTATTACTGCGTTGTGAACACAACTGATGGTCGAACGCTGGAGGCGGAGTTTTTACTGAACGCGAGCCGATGTGCGTCTGACTACCACGGGAAGTTCTGCAACGAGACGTGTGATTGCTACAACGATGGACGATGTGACCGAATGGAGGGATGTTTATGTCTTCCTGGTTGGATGGGCGCCAACTGTGACTCCCCGTGTCCTGAGGGCTACTTTGGGCAAGACTGTACAACAAAGTGTACCTGCGAGAACGCAGCCAAGTGCGACCGTGCCAGTGGCACCTGTAGTTGTCTGGCGGGCTGGTACGGTTCTAACTGCGAGCAGCCATGCCCACTCGGTCGCTACGGTCCCAGCTGTGTGTACGGATGTAAGTGTGAACAGAACACGACTTGTGACGTCTTCAACGGCACCTGTGACAGTTACGACATCACGAAAACCTCACTTTTCAGTCATGCATGGTTAACTGCGCCAGTTGTAGCCTTGGTACTTGTGTTTGTTGCCATCTGTTGTTACCTGCGACGTCGCCTTAAAGTCCACAGAAAGACCAACAAACTTGACGAAGTGAGAGAGAATATCGACGACGACGACGAAAAAACTCAACTGTTGCTACCATGGGAACGAGACGAGAAACATCTAAGGGTCATCAGAATGATTGGACAAGGGACATTTGGTCACGTGGTTCTAGCGCAACTAAAAAGACCAGGTAAGCAAAATGTTCTTGTAGCTGTGAAGACTCTACAAGGCGCATCACACACTGCAATGTGCTACAAGGACTTCTACCGCGAGACCGACATTTTGGCAGCCTTGTATAACAGTTCCGAGTACACAGTGGATGACAAGAAGGCCATGCACCCCAACATTGTCGGACTGTACGGAGTGATCACACAGTCTGAGCCCAAGCGTATTCTACTCGAGTACGCCCCTAGGGGAGATCTTCTGCAATATCTTCGGCGAAATCGGGATAATCCCAGGGCGTCTTCACTCGACTTCCTCGGCTTAGCAGTCGACGTAGCCCGAGGGTTGCAAGAATTGGAGCGTGTGAAAATCGTCCATCGCGACGTGGCTGCCCGCAATGTCTTAGTCACCGAGCAGAACACAGCCAAGATCGCCGACTTCGGTCTAGCCCGCGACGTGTACACTAACACTGAATACGTGCATGTCAAGCAGGGGGCAGGGATAGCGGATCTTCTCCCACTGAAGTGGATGTCTTTAGAGTCCATACGAGACGGGGTCTACACAAGTTACAGCGACGTCTGGTCCTTtggcgtgctgctgtgggagatcgtTACTTTTGGCGAGGAGCCTCACTACCCCGACATGCTGCGGCCTGACTGCCGCCGGCTCCTGAACCTGCTCAAACTCGGCACGCGTCTGGAAAAACCGGAAAACTGCCCCGAAGTGCTGTATCGTCTGATGTCGAGATGTTGGGACGCAGAGGCTTCCctgcgccccctagcggaagaATTGGAGGTTGAATTGACAGCGATTGTTCCACAGGAAGAGAATGATCCAATGAATAGAGCCTTTCAGGAACGTAATCATCGCGTGGAGAGAGAAACAGGACTGTAATTTTATCTTCGAAGTAACGCTAATGATACCTGCATGTTGTGTGTTACTCATAAGTTGTCAATCATctacaattttgtatataaaatgACACCATCACCATATGTGCATTTGTATACCATATCTTTGGACGGTTGTAACCACTCTTTATACGGAGTTTatcctggaaaccataccatcgggggctcctcgataGCTCAACGGCACTGGgagtgaccccgcccgcccagacagcttagtccgctcggagTGTGGTTACGGTcttggattagattacgtcGCCACCGACAGGATAGCGCGGGACGTACCGCGGGATAGCGCGGGACGTACCGCGGGACGTACCGTGTGATTTCGCGGCGGGACCTTTCAGGATAATTCAAAATGTTCCACGTGACGCTTCGGGATCCTGTATACCTAAGGAAAGTGAGTATCTATACGAATTGGGTATCTGCATCCGCTGCGAAATCCGCAGCGGCTGGCCTGTTTTCAAAGACAAAATCTCAATCAGGCATTTTCATATATCTTTCCAAATGTGTTCTGGTATTCGTGGTCGTCCGCACTATTCTTACACATGGTCCTCGGGTTCAACGCCTGGTAGTCAGACTGGGTTATCTGATTGGATACTCCGGGAAGAGGAAGGACTGTTGCCGGGGCTTGCGGACCCCTGACCGGGGGATGAGGGTCCTGCTGTGTGTCCATCATCTCGTACTCGTCATTGGAGGTTCCTTGGTCAACTGTCTCATATTCATGATCACTGGAAGTTCTTGGCTCTTGCGTGGTCCTGAAATATCAGATGAAAGATTATACCAGTTTTAAGTTCAATGAAATATAGCCTATAATATGTTCAGTGTGTACCGACAAATTATAGATATTGGTACAAAATCTGGGGTTTTCATGTAAAACGCATCGAAAAAATCACGAGAAGTATTAAAGATTACATTACATATCTTTTATCTTACTTATTTCCTGAGTACCCTACTTActtcaaacaatgaacttttaAAACAACAACGAGTACGTCTGATATGTCGTCATGAACTCACCTTTTCTTGATGACGAACAACACAGCAACAAACAGAATGGCGAGAAGGACCAGCACAGCTAACACAGACACAATGACAAACACTACTGTAGGAGAGGTACCTATGGAGGGGAAAAAGGAAGAAAGTCTTTAGAAGGTGGTTCAAAAATAGTTTTGAAGCTACAGTAATTCGTTTGCTTGAAGAACAGACTGTAGTCATTGTTGACAATGATTATTGACTGACCTGTACAGTACGGCCCCGTTACGTTGAAGATTTTGTCTTGTAGACACTCCACCACGGTCTCTGTCCCGTCCGTACATCTTATGGTTACCTGCTGTCCGACGGCGAAGTTACCTCCGTGCGAAGGAGATATCTGCGCGACACCTCCTGTAGTACCAATGCCTCCACAGTGGTCTACAGCTGGATAAACATAACAATCATGTTGTATATTCATAAAATCATGCAACTAAAAACAATTATATTCCGGTAAAGTAACATTTAGCCCGTACTTTTAACAATGCATATTTCCTATAGCTACCTTCATAGTGGACAGCAAATCTCCCATTCACACGCCCGTTTGATACAAAGTTAACAGTGACTTCATTGGTCCAAGCTGTGTCGAAGTCTGGCCCGAGTGTCCTGGATTGTCCTGACCTGTCCGTGATGACCAGTGTGTCCCCGGCTGGGACGTCCCACACGTTGTAGTAGAACTTGATGACCTTGTCTGGGTCAAAGTTGATCTCCCAGGTACAGTTGTCATTGTATGGGTAAGTTCCGGGATACATTGGTGAGTAGATGGCTCCGGTTGTTTCCCTATATCCGCAAGCACCAACCCATGCTGTAGTTTAAATAAAGAAACCAAGAACAAGTTAATTTAGTTTAATATTACACGTTAATTCATAGAACATGTAAATCCAATTAtttaaaatttgtaaaatattttctgtgATTAGACGCAATTGCAACATTTGACTAATTCTCCAAATTTCTATATAAtaaatagaaagaaatgtttactTCGTTCAGAAAAACGATCATCGTTCTGTAATATACAAGTCATAGAGTGTTTTGGGTAATGAACTATGttaaattcatttttatttgtatAAGGAGACAATTTGAAACACGTACTTTGGTACACGTCAGCCCTTCCCGGGTCCCCACATGTCTGATCGCTGTTTCCTCTACACTGAGTCGTACAGAACTCTGGCGCATGACTGTTGTGGTTGACACCGGATCCACAGATACAATTCTGTCGGTTCAAAGCCGCAATGCTGCTGCCTTGGTTCCTGCACCTTTCTATACACGATTCTACAGTTATGTTTGAACCCATCCGTATCGGTTGCCTCCCAGAGACGAGCCTACGGTCAAAACAGCCGAGGTAGCCTGGATCTGGAAATGACAAGTTTATTTTTTGGAGACCTGAATAGAAGAGAGAAAGATGAATACAATGCAGATTTAACTGGCACTTGTCCATGTCATTAGAATGTGCAAATGCATACATTacctttcaaaacttcttaCCTGCACAGCTTATTTCTACGTATGGAGCGTCTTCCCATTCTCGTGTATCAGGGTCCCAAATGTTGAACGTTCCTTCGATGTGATTTGCATAGAGACTCGGGTCTTCCACGTACAATCCGTTTTCTCCAGGCGATGGGTACGGACCCACGAACCAGGTAGGGGCATTTGGGTTATAGGGGTTTGATATGTTGTAAATACGATCATCTGTTGTGTCGCTGCTATATACAGGCCtttcattgacattgacatAGTCTTCTGTGATGGTGTATGTCGTCATAAGGTGGGCCTGTAGACTCGTGGAACCGGAAATACGGATCTTCTGACATCCTGCAACCAAAGGAACACACTTGTTTCGTCTTCTGAACCATTCCATTCCGAACAAGAAATGTATAGCATGCAGTTTGCTTTCttagaaataaataaagattCATAAGACCATCTAAGCTTGATCTTTTCCTCACATAGAAGGAAAATATTATGTTGTTGGTTCAGTTTTGTTTCTGAGGAGGAAAACGTACCAAACAAACTTGCCTAACTTAAGGTTTGAAACGTTTTACAATATATGGAATACTGTGCACTACTAATAGTTGTCGTGTTCTGAAGATAACATGGGCCTGGGTCACGCAGACACTGTTTACGACTTCCTGATTTCCTGGTTGATAAGCCAACACTATATATAGATGGATGGTTGGTCGGTTGTTTATTTCCGCGAGGGAAAAACTGACAATGATGTATTGCTTTCTGTAGACACAGTAACCGATTTTTTGCAATGCAAGACAGCAATTTGCGTCTTATTCAAGGAGTATTAATTCTGATTCCTTATACGTCTTTACAATACAGTAAGATGTTTTTCAGGTCAAAGACGGCTATATAATTCAAAAATCTAACCTTGTTACCCTATCCCTGGATTTTTGACAGGCTAGTGATTTCAGAGTTCATTTCGTTCTTGCCTAGATTCCAAAAGCAAAATACGACAGAATGGAGAAAGCTACAGCGTTAAACAACACAATATCATTACACGACACAACAATTTCAATGGAAGACATCAGGACGAGATTCTgaagaaatatacaaataaagatatcaaaactgtacAGTCGGTTTAAATATCTTTGTCGGGCGCCCAGCTGTACGTATGCCCGTAAAACAAAAATCTATTGTCATACGCGATCAACAACATTCAAATCTTAACTTTCTCAGTTGATGGTCTGCCAGTTAA belongs to Branchiostoma lanceolatum isolate klBraLanc5 chromosome 15, klBraLanc5.hap2, whole genome shotgun sequence and includes:
- the LOC136421166 gene encoding uncharacterized protein, which translates into the protein MFTLPSIRKYLNLTVNVYDVPDYPPVYNSACETRVKNGSEQLFDITVHSGTSVGHQLTDLPGNISSSNYRHARINTNNNKCRVQVTWGSVKKKLEWAAVFSVFDVSKISNISCPSNREGIEGTFHLIRRNSNTNQEATTTFRNLEEDNLLKSSWLSDTALEYFLYFDTNVVHPTVTYDCTVSELLRYDGTALSFSIRFSVTIIGCGLGKYGPLCDQDCICKNGASCHGYNGACLCKPGWVGVACDIPVPAIMITTSIPAENIKIGDNLKLYCTTIHVKVASLTWEHKSLSGNGSLESGIHELLQSAESSAFVPSINDEENGFYYCVVNTTDGRTLEAEFLLNASRCASDYHGKFCNETCDCYNDGRCDRMEGCLCLPGWMGANCDSPCPEGYFGQDCTTKCTCENAAKCDRASGTCSCLAGWYGSNCEQPCPLGRYGPSCVYGCKCEQNTTCDVFNGTCDSYDITKTSLFSHAWLTAPVVALVLVFVAICCYLRRRLKVHRKTNKLDEVRENIDDDDEKTQLLLPWERDEKHLRVIRMIGQGTFGHVVLAQLKRPGKQNVLVAVKTLQGASHTAMCYKDFYRETDILAALYNSSEYTVDDKKAMHPNIVGLYGVITQSEPKRILLEYAPRGDLLQYLRRNRDNPRASSLDFLGLAVDVARGLQELERVKIVHRDVAARNVLVTEQNTAKIADFGLARDVYTNTEYVHVKQGAGIADLLPLKWMSLESIRDGVYTSYSDVWSFGVLLWEIVTFGEEPHYPDMLRPDCRRLLNLLKLGTRLEKPENCPEVLYRLMSRCWDAEASLRPLAEELEVELTAIVPQEENDPMNRAFQERNHRVERETGL
- the LOC136421067 gene encoding CUB and sushi domain-containing protein 2-like, encoding MGSNITVESCIERCRNQGSSIAALNRQNCICGSGVNHNSHAPEFCTTQCRGNSDQTCGDPGRADVYQTWVGACGYRETTGAIYSPMYPGTYPYNDNCTWEINFDPDKVIKFYYNVWDVPAGDTLVITDRSGQSRTLGPDFDTAWTNEVTVNFVSNGRVNGRFAVHYEAVDHCGGIGTTGGVAQISPSHGGNFAVGQQVTIRCTDGTETVVECLQDKIFNVTGPYCTGQSIIIVNNDYSLLSSFFPSIGTSPTVVFVIVSVLAVLVLLAILFVAVLFVIKKRTTQEPRTSSDHEYETVDQGTSNDEYEMMDTQQDPHPPVRGPQAPATVLPLPGVSNQITQSDYQALNPRTMCKNSADDHEYQNTFGKIYENA